In Macadamia integrifolia cultivar HAES 741 chromosome 12, SCU_Mint_v3, whole genome shotgun sequence, the following are encoded in one genomic region:
- the LOC122057616 gene encoding scarecrow-like protein 9 — MIMDPYLSGISALMNGFRVDDWSGSCQNLSNGLKLEEAFVDRNFTDLSSLALNPNSRIIPAAPSPIVIAEEQCPEDFTAPPSVVIPGEESLEDCDLSDVALKFIDQILMEEDIDEKTCMYQESSALQAAEKPFYDILGKKYPPSPLPLREPDQHHFYCDHDSVSPDDHFTNTFSNGNCSGSYGIRDAQDSCSISYLGEYKPIWMEAVSSFYSSPYTSQSCLGTSNGVTGVADGVFGFVESPFGELQFPCLFSGRESGVEEANKFLPNGNELIPYPEKLGLLPGSEPKEAPPLLVKVEPIDERGYSPTGVFKGRKHLPGEDPDLERGRRIKQLAVYTEEAERTEMFDMVLLCDPEGKGESSLSTLHEALQNGRDKNGQSNGSTGGKSRGKKQGNKREVVDLRTLLIRCAEAVTKDDRRSADELLKQIRQNSSPYGDGLQRLAYYFADSLQARLDGSGSQRYIGTLSNLRTSASDILRAYHLYLGVCPFKKLSNFFSNRTIFNVAEKAMRLHIIDFGILYGFQWPSLIQNLSNRPGGPPKLRITGIELPQYGFRPSARVEETGRRLADYAKKFNVPFEYNAIAQKWETITLEDLKIDRDEVLAVNCLYRFRNLLDETVVAENSPRNAVLNLIKRMNPDVFVQGVHNGAYGAPFFDTRFKEALFHFSAMFDMLEMNILPESHERILLEREIFAREAMNVISCEGSERVERPETFKQWQIRNVRAGLEQLPLNPVIMKKAKDKVKSSYHKDFDIGQEGNWMLQGWKGRIIYALSSWRSMQDS; from the coding sequence ATGATCATGGATCCGTATCTCTCTGGCATTTCTGCTCTCATGAACGGATTCAGAGTCGATGATTGGTCAGGTTCTTGTCAGAACCTTAGCAACGGGCTCAAACTCGAGGAGGCCTTTGTTGATCGCAATTTCACTGATCTTTCTTCGCTTGCCCTTAATCCAAACTCTCGCATTATTCCCGCTGCTCCATCTCCAATCGTGATCGCTGAGGAACAATGCCCTGAAGATTTCACTGCTCCACCTTCGGTTGTGATCCCTGGGGAAGAAAGCCTTGAAGATTGCGATTTATCCGATGTAGCTCTCAAGTTCATAGACCAGATTCTTATGGAAGAAGACATCGACGAGAAGACCTGTATGTACCAGGAGTCCTCCGCCCTTCAAGCCGCTGAAAAACCCTTCTATGATATACTTGGCAAGAAGTATCCCCCCTcgcccttgcccttgcgagagcCCGACCAACACCATTTCTATTGCGACCACGACTCCGTAAGCCCCGACGACCATTTTACTAACACCTTCAGTAATGGTAACTGCAGTGGCAGTTATGGTATCAGAGACGCACAAGATTCGTGCTCGATTTCCTATCTCGGCGAGTACAAGCCCATCTGGATGGAGGCTGTCTCCTCTTTCTATTCATCTCCATACACTTCCCAGTCGTGTTTGGGTACTTCAAATGGTGTCACAGGCGTCGCAGATGGTGTGTTTGGATTCGTGGAGTCTCCATTTGGTGAACTACAGTTTCCTTGTTTGTTTAGCGGGAGGGAATCCGGAGTGGAGGAAGCTAATAAGTTCCTTCCTAATGGTAATGAGCTGATTCCTTATCCAGAGAAGCTTGGGTTGTTACCTGGGAGTGAACCCAAGGAAGCGCCTCCACTACTGGTCAAGGTAGAGCCTATTGATGAGAGAGGGTATTCACCCACTGGGGTATTCAAGGGAAGGAAGCATCTTCCCGGGGAAGACCCGGATTTAGAAAGGGGGAGGAGAATCAAACAATTGGCAGTTTACACTGAGGAGGCCGAGCGGACGGAGATGTTTGACATGGTGTTGCTGTGTGATCCTGAAGGGAAGGGTGAGTCTTCTCTTTCTACACTCCATGAAGCCTTGCAGAATGGACGAGACAAGAATGGGCAGTCGAATGGATCTACCGGTGGGAAGAGTCGTGGTAAGAAACAGGGGAATAAGAGGGAAGTAGTGGACTTGAGGACCCTTCTCATCCGTTGTGCAGAGGCCGTCACAAAAGATGATCGAAGAAGTGCTGATGAACTATTGAAGCAGATCAGGCAGAACTCCTCTCCTTACGGGGATGGATTGCAGAGGTTGGCTTATTATTTTGCAGACAGCCTCCAAGCGCGATTGGATGGTTCAGGAAGCCAGCGTTACATAGGGACTCTCTCCAACCTAAGAACATCGGCGTCAGATATTCTCAGGGCTTACCATCTGTATCTTGGCGTGTGCCCATTCAAGAAGCTTTCTAACTTCTTCTCGAACCGGACCATCTTCAATGTGGCTGAGAAGGCGATGAGGCTTCACATTATAGATTTTGGCATTCTATATGGTTTTCAATGGCCTTCTCTGATACAAAATCTTTCCAACAGACCTGGAGGACCACCGAAGCTTCGGATAACTGGGATTGAACTTCCCCAATATGGTTTCAGGCCATCGGCGAGAGTGGAAGAAACTGGGCGGCGATTAGCAGATTATgctaaaaaattcaatgttcCTTTCGAGTATAATGCAATTGCACAGAAATGGGAAACAATTACACTTGAGGATCTGAAGATTGATCGTGATGAGGTGCTGGCTGTCAACTGTTTGTACAGGTTTAGGAACTTGCTCGATGAAACCGTGGTGGCCGAGAACAGTCCAAGGAATGCAGTTCTTAACTTGATCAAGAGGATGAACCCAGATGTTTTCGTTCAAGGGGTTCACAATGGTGCGTACGGTGCCCCATTCTTTGACACTCGATTCAAGGAGGCACTCTTCCACTTCTCTGCGATGTTTGATATGCTTGAAATGAATATATTGCCCGAGAGTCACGAGAGGATTTtgctagagagagagatatttgcTCGGGAGGCAATGAATGTCATATCTTGTGAGGGCTCAGAGAGGGTTGAGAGGCCTGAGACATTCAAGCAGTGGCAGATCCGGAATGTGAGAGCTGGACTTGAGCAGCTCCCATTGAACCCTGTTATCATGAAGAAGGCAAAGGATAAGGTGAAATCAAGTTACCACAAGGATTTTGATATTGGCCAAGAAGGCAATTGGATGCTACAGGGATGGAAGGGACGGATTATTTATGCACTTTCATCTTGGAGATCTATGCAGGATTCCTGA